From Lepus europaeus isolate LE1 chromosome 3, mLepTim1.pri, whole genome shotgun sequence, a single genomic window includes:
- the IL17F gene encoding interleukin-17F, translating into MTMKMMNDTAMVKSLLLLMLGLTLLREGMARKNPKVGDATLLNPGNCPPLEDNSVRVDIRILSQNQGVSIRHDFQNRSISPWDYNITRDPNRFPSEIAEARCRHSGCINAQGEEDSSMNSVPIQQEFLVLRREPQGCSRSFRLEKVRVTVGCTCVTPIVRYTA; encoded by the exons ATGACAATGAAGATGATGAATGACACAGCCATG GtcaagtctctgctgctgttGATGTTGGGACTCACCCTCCTAAGAGAGGGGATGGCTCGGAAAAATCCCAAAGTGGGGGATGCTACCCTCCTAAATCCTGGGAATTGTCCCCCTCTGGAGGACAACAGTGTGAGAGTTGACATTCGCATCCTCAGTCAAAACCAGGGAGTTTCCATCAGACATGACTTCCAGAACCGCTCCATCTCCCCCTGGGATTACAA CATCACCCGGGACCCCAATCGGTTCCCTTCGGAGATCGCAGAGGCACGATGCAGGCACTCAGGCTGCATCAACGCCCAGGGGGAGGAAGACAGCTCCATGAACTCCGTTCCCATCCAGCAAGAGTTCCTGGTTCTCCGGAGGGAGCCCCAGGGCTGCTCTCGATCCTTCCGGCTGGAGAAGGTGCGGGTGACCGTTGGCTGCACCTGTGTCACCCCCATCGTCCGCTATACAGCCTGA